Proteins from a genomic interval of Pseudomonas sp. RC10:
- a CDS encoding ATP-binding protein: MKTPLWFPQSFFSRTLWLVLIVVLFSKALTLVYLLMNEDVLVDRQYSHGVALTLRAYWAADESDRQTIADAAGLIRVVGGGVPEGEQHWPYSEIYQRQMQAELGADTEVRLRVHAPPALWVRAPSLGDGWLKVPLYPHPLRGQKIWSVLGWFLAIGLLSTASAWIFVSQLNRPLKRLVFAARQLGQGRSVRLPVSDTPSEMTEVYRAFNQMAEDVEQAGQERELMLAGVSHDLRTPLTRLRLSLELMPKDNEFMDGMVRDIEDMDAILDQFLAFIRDGRDEEVEEVDLVELVHEVVAPYNSPVEQVRLCLESIPPFPLRRVSMKRLLANLIGNAMHHAGDGVEVAAYVSGDSGAPYVVLSVLDRGMGIDPSELEGIFNPFIRGDRARSGKGTGLGLAIVKRIAAMHGGNVELRNRSGGGLEARVRLPLGLMLPRDAD, from the coding sequence ATGAAGACTCCGCTCTGGTTCCCGCAAAGCTTCTTTTCCCGCACCCTGTGGCTGGTGCTCATCGTCGTGCTGTTTTCCAAGGCGCTGACGCTGGTGTATCTGCTGATGAACGAAGACGTGCTGGTCGACCGTCAGTACAGCCACGGCGTCGCGCTGACCTTGCGGGCGTATTGGGCGGCAGATGAAAGCGACCGGCAGACGATCGCCGATGCGGCGGGGCTGATTCGCGTCGTCGGCGGTGGCGTACCGGAAGGCGAGCAGCACTGGCCTTACTCGGAAATTTATCAACGCCAGATGCAGGCCGAGTTGGGAGCCGACACCGAAGTACGGCTGCGGGTCCACGCGCCGCCTGCGCTGTGGGTTCGCGCGCCGAGTCTGGGCGATGGCTGGCTCAAGGTCCCTTTGTATCCTCACCCGTTACGCGGTCAGAAAATCTGGAGCGTACTCGGCTGGTTCCTCGCCATCGGTTTGCTGTCCACGGCGTCGGCCTGGATTTTCGTCAGCCAGCTGAATCGGCCACTCAAACGTCTGGTGTTCGCGGCTCGCCAATTGGGGCAGGGGCGTAGCGTCCGTTTGCCCGTCAGCGACACCCCCAGCGAAATGACCGAGGTGTACCGCGCCTTCAATCAGATGGCGGAGGACGTCGAACAGGCAGGGCAGGAGCGGGAGCTGATGCTGGCCGGGGTTTCCCACGACTTGCGCACGCCGCTCACGCGATTGCGCCTGTCGCTGGAATTGATGCCCAAGGACAACGAATTCATGGATGGCATGGTCCGGGACATCGAAGACATGGACGCGATTCTCGATCAGTTCCTGGCGTTCATTCGTGATGGACGCGACGAAGAAGTCGAGGAAGTCGATCTGGTCGAACTGGTTCACGAAGTGGTGGCGCCGTACAACAGCCCGGTCGAGCAGGTGCGTTTATGCCTGGAATCCATCCCGCCGTTTCCGCTGCGTCGCGTCTCGATGAAGCGCTTGCTCGCCAATCTCATCGGGAACGCCATGCACCATGCGGGAGATGGCGTTGAAGTGGCAGCTTATGTGTCAGGTGACAGCGGCGCGCCTTATGTCGTGCTCAGCGTGCTGGACCGAGGCATGGGCATTGACCCCTCCGAGCTGGAAGGCATCTTCAACCCCTTCATCCGCGGCGACCGTGCCCGCAGTGGCAAAGGCACCGGGCTGGGCCTTGCCATCGTCAAACGCATCGCTGCCATGCACGGCGGCAACGTCGAACTGCGCAATCGATCGGGAGGCGGGCTGGAAGCGAGGGTTCGGCTGCCGTTGGGGTTGATGCTGCCGAGGGATGCGGACTGA
- the ompR gene encoding two-component system response regulator OmpR has product MSSTAQTAEGEKILIVDDDPGLSSLLERFFTSKGYRARAVPNVEHMDRLLAREVFHLVVLDLMLPGEDGLSACRRLRAANNQVPIIMLTAKGDELSRIKGLELGADDYLAKPFNPDELMARVKAVLRRQSAPVPGAPASEDETVTFGEYELSLATRELKKGDQVHMLTTGEFAVLKALVMHAREPLTRDKLMNLARGREWDALERSIDVQISRLRRLIEVDAAKPRYIQTVWGVGYVFVPDGANKQ; this is encoded by the coding sequence ATGAGCAGCACTGCACAAACGGCTGAAGGCGAGAAAATCCTCATCGTTGATGATGACCCGGGTCTGAGCAGCCTGTTAGAACGTTTTTTTACCAGCAAGGGCTACCGCGCCCGTGCTGTGCCCAATGTCGAGCACATGGATCGTCTGCTGGCTCGGGAAGTGTTCCATCTCGTCGTGCTGGATTTGATGCTGCCCGGCGAAGACGGCTTGTCTGCCTGCCGCAGACTGCGTGCCGCGAACAACCAGGTGCCAATCATTATGCTGACGGCCAAGGGCGACGAGTTGAGCCGCATCAAAGGGTTGGAACTGGGCGCCGACGATTACCTGGCCAAGCCGTTCAACCCCGATGAACTGATGGCCCGTGTCAAAGCGGTCCTGCGACGCCAGTCCGCGCCGGTGCCCGGTGCGCCTGCCAGTGAAGACGAAACCGTCACGTTCGGTGAATACGAGCTGTCGCTCGCCACTCGCGAGCTGAAAAAGGGTGATCAGGTTCACATGCTCACCACCGGCGAGTTCGCTGTTCTCAAGGCGTTGGTCATGCACGCTCGGGAGCCGCTGACCCGCGACAAATTGATGAATCTTGCCCGAGGACGCGAGTGGGACGCGTTGGAGCGATCCATCGATGTACAGATTTCACGCCTGCGCCGTTTGATCGAAGTCGATGCCGCCAAACCGCGTTATATCCAGACCGTCTGGGGTGTGGGTTATGTGTTCGTGCCCGACGGTGCCAACAAGCAGTAA
- a CDS encoding Tex family protein translates to MDSINSRIAEELGVRPQQVAAAVALLDEGSTVPFIARYRKEVTGSLDDTQLRHLEERLRYLRELDERRISILASIEEQGKLTPELARDIKLADTKTRLEDLYLPYKQKRRTKGQIALEAGLGELADGLFNDPSLTPDTEAARFVDAEKGFADVKAVLEGAKYILMERFAEDATLLEKLRSFLKQEAVISARVVAGKEEEGAKFRDYFEHDEPLKSMPSHRALAIFRGRNEGILSSALKVGEELPGTLHPCEMMISERFGLQNQNRPADKWLGEVVRWTWKVKLYSHLETDLLGELRDGAETEAINVFAHNLHDLLLAAPAGPRATLGLDPGLRTGCKVAVVDNTGKLLDHATVYPHVPKNQWDQTIAVLAALCAKHSVDLIAIGNGTASRETDKLAAELIKKYPGLKMTKVMVSEAGASVYSASELAAKEFPDLDVSIRGAVSIARRLQDPLAELVKIDPKSIGVGQYQHDVSQLKLARGLDAVVEDCVNAVGVDVNTASVALLARISGLNTTLAQNIVTHRDENGAFKTRAALKKVARLGEKTFEQAAGFLRVMNGDNPLDSSAVHPEAYPLVQRIAAETDRDIRSLIGDASFLKRLDPKKFTDETFGLPTVTDILQELEKPGRDPRPEFKTAEFQDGVEDLKDLQLGMILEGVVTNVTNFGAFVDIGVHQDGLVHISALSEKFIKDPREAVKAGDVVKVKVMEVDIPRKRVGLSMRMSDTPGEKIDGARGARPGAAPRQQQTSAPRKETATAAPANNAMASLFANAKQLKKR, encoded by the coding sequence ATGGACAGCATCAACAGCCGCATCGCCGAGGAACTCGGCGTCCGCCCGCAACAGGTCGCAGCGGCCGTCGCGTTACTGGATGAAGGCTCTACCGTGCCGTTCATCGCTCGCTACCGTAAAGAGGTGACTGGCAGCCTCGATGACACGCAACTGCGTCATCTGGAAGAGCGTCTGCGCTATCTGCGTGAACTGGACGAACGTCGCATCAGCATCCTTGCGAGCATCGAAGAGCAAGGCAAGTTGACCCCGGAACTGGCGCGCGACATCAAGCTCGCCGACACCAAGACCCGCCTCGAAGACTTGTACCTGCCTTATAAACAGAAGCGCCGTACCAAAGGCCAGATCGCTCTCGAAGCAGGTCTCGGCGAGTTGGCGGATGGCCTGTTCAACGACCCGAGCCTGACGCCGGACACCGAAGCCGCGCGCTTTGTCGATGCCGAAAAAGGCTTCGCTGACGTCAAGGCCGTGCTGGAAGGTGCCAAATACATCCTGATGGAGCGTTTTGCCGAAGACGCCACGCTGCTGGAGAAGTTGCGCAGCTTCCTCAAGCAGGAAGCCGTGATCAGCGCGCGCGTCGTGGCCGGCAAGGAAGAAGAAGGCGCCAAGTTCCGCGACTACTTCGAACACGACGAGCCCTTGAAAAGCATGCCGTCCCACCGTGCGCTGGCCATTTTCCGCGGCCGCAACGAAGGCATTCTCAGCTCCGCGCTAAAAGTGGGTGAAGAGCTGCCAGGCACGCTGCACCCGTGCGAGATGATGATCAGCGAGCGCTTCGGCCTGCAGAATCAGAACCGCCCGGCGGACAAATGGCTGGGTGAAGTCGTGCGCTGGACTTGGAAGGTCAAGCTGTATTCCCATCTGGAAACCGACCTGCTGGGCGAGCTGCGCGATGGCGCTGAAACCGAAGCGATCAATGTCTTCGCCCACAATCTTCACGACCTGCTGCTGGCCGCCCCCGCTGGCCCGCGCGCCACACTGGGTCTCGACCCAGGCCTGCGCACCGGTTGCAAGGTGGCCGTCGTGGACAACACTGGCAAGCTGCTGGACCACGCCACGGTGTACCCGCACGTGCCAAAAAACCAATGGGATCAGACCATCGCCGTATTGGCCGCCTTGTGCGCCAAACATTCGGTCGACCTGATCGCCATCGGCAACGGCACCGCCAGCCGCGAAACCGACAAACTGGCCGCTGAGTTGATCAAAAAATACCCAGGACTGAAAATGACCAAGGTCATGGTCTCCGAGGCCGGTGCATCGGTGTACTCGGCGTCGGAACTGGCCGCCAAGGAATTCCCGGATCTGGACGTGTCGATCCGTGGCGCGGTGTCCATCGCCCGTCGCCTGCAGGACCCACTGGCCGAGCTAGTGAAAATCGATCCGAAATCCATCGGGGTTGGCCAGTACCAACACGACGTGTCGCAGCTCAAGCTGGCACGCGGTCTGGACGCCGTGGTCGAAGACTGCGTGAACGCCGTGGGCGTCGACGTGAACACAGCGTCGGTCGCCCTGCTCGCCCGAATTTCCGGTCTGAACACGACACTGGCGCAAAACATCGTGACCCACCGTGACGAGAACGGCGCCTTCAAGACCCGCGCCGCGCTGAAGAAAGTCGCGCGCCTGGGCGAGAAAACCTTCGAACAGGCCGCAGGCTTCCTGCGCGTCATGAACGGCGACAACCCGCTGGATTCGTCCGCCGTTCACCCTGAGGCGTACCCGTTGGTACAACGCATCGCTGCCGAAACCGACCGCGACATTCGCTCGCTGATCGGCGACGCCAGCTTCCTCAAGCGTCTGGACCCGAAGAAATTCACCGACGAGACCTTCGGCCTGCCAACCGTCACCGACATTCTTCAGGAGCTTGAGAAACCAGGCCGCGACCCGCGCCCGGAATTCAAGACCGCCGAGTTCCAGGACGGCGTCGAAGACCTGAAAGACTTGCAACTGGGCATGATCCTCGAAGGTGTCGTCACCAACGTGACCAACTTCGGCGCGTTCGTTGATATTGGCGTTCACCAGGACGGTCTGGTGCATATCTCTGCGCTGTCGGAGAAATTCATCAAGGACCCTCGCGAAGCCGTCAAAGCCGGTGACGTGGTGAAAGTGAAGGTCATGGAAGTCGACATCCCGCGCAAACGCGTCGGTCTGTCGATGCGCATGAGCGACACGCCGGGCGAGAAAATCGACGGCGCCCGTGGTGCACGGCCTGGGGCAGCACCACGGCAGCAACAAACCAGCGCGCCGCGCAAAGAAACCGCGACAGCCGCCCCGGCCAATAACGCCATGGCTTCGCTGTTCGCCAACGCCAAGCAACTGAAGAAACGCTGA
- a CDS encoding PaaI family thioesterase, whose translation MDIPDELTQSAYFKTLGCRVVRLSEEGVAEVALALEPHLRNRGNVMHGGALFSLVDIAMGLACSSAHGFDKQSVTVECKINYMRGVADGEVICVATVLHAGRRTLVVEAAVHQAEKLVAKAQGTFAIV comes from the coding sequence ATGGATATCCCGGACGAGCTGACACAAAGCGCTTACTTCAAGACCCTGGGCTGCCGTGTCGTGCGGCTCAGTGAGGAAGGCGTCGCAGAGGTGGCGTTGGCGCTGGAGCCACACCTGCGCAATCGCGGCAATGTCATGCACGGCGGCGCGCTGTTCAGTCTGGTCGATATCGCCATGGGGCTGGCCTGCTCCAGCGCCCATGGCTTCGACAAGCAAAGCGTGACGGTCGAGTGCAAGATCAACTACATGCGCGGCGTGGCGGATGGCGAAGTCATCTGTGTCGCAACAGTGCTGCACGCCGGTCGTCGCACACTGGTGGTCGAAGCTGCCGTGCATCAGGCCGAAAAACTGGTCGCGAAAGCACAAGGCACATTCGCGATCGTGTAG
- the gshA gene encoding glutamate--cysteine ligase: protein MSELLNRRLALLGEQSHLSLLEKCLHGIERECLRVTGEGRLAQTPHPESLGSALTNEQITTDYSESLLEFITPALANPADTLDSLEKIHRFAYSKLGNEYIWSPSMPCPLPAEEDIPIAYYGTSNIGKLKYVYRQGLALRYGKTMQCIAGIHYNFSLPEDIWSVLRQTEDFDGTDRDFQSESYIGLIRNFRRYSWLLMYLFGASPALDASFLRGRSHQLEQFDADTLYLPYATSLRMSDLGYQSNAQADLTPCYNDLLTYTDSLRKAVATPYAPYTEIGTHKDGEWIQLNTNVLQIENEYYSTIRPKRVTYSGERPIQALMARGVQYVEVRCLDINPFLPVGIDLQQSRFIDAFILFCALQESPQLADCECGNASSNFLTVVKEGRRPGLQLSRNTSTIDLKVWADELLDKIEPIIALLDKSQGIAEHAESLAVQRAKVADASLTPSAQVLAAMTERKEGFTAFSLRQAQVHAEYFRSRPLSVDDQTDFETRARESLAQQSELEQAEEPVDFDTFVGAYQASILAISN from the coding sequence TTGAGCGAACTTCTCAATCGCCGCCTGGCTCTGCTCGGCGAGCAATCTCACCTCTCCCTTCTGGAGAAGTGCCTGCACGGTATCGAGCGTGAATGCCTGCGCGTTACGGGCGAGGGCCGCCTGGCCCAGACGCCACACCCTGAAAGCCTGGGTTCTGCACTGACTAACGAGCAGATCACCACCGACTATTCGGAGTCGTTGCTGGAGTTCATCACGCCAGCACTGGCCAATCCTGCCGACACCCTCGACAGCCTCGAAAAGATCCACCGCTTCGCCTATAGCAAGCTGGGGAACGAGTACATCTGGAGCCCTTCGATGCCGTGCCCGCTGCCGGCCGAGGAAGACATCCCGATCGCCTATTACGGCACCTCGAACATCGGCAAGCTCAAGTACGTATACCGCCAAGGCCTCGCCTTGCGTTACGGCAAGACGATGCAATGCATCGCAGGGATCCATTACAACTTCTCGCTGCCTGAAGACATCTGGTCCGTTCTGCGGCAGACCGAGGATTTCGACGGCACCGATCGCGACTTCCAGTCCGAAAGCTATATCGGCCTGATCCGCAATTTCCGTCGTTACAGCTGGCTGCTGATGTATCTGTTCGGCGCCTCGCCTGCATTGGATGCCAGCTTCCTGCGCGGTCGCTCGCACCAGCTGGAACAGTTCGACGCCGACACGCTCTACCTGCCTTACGCCACCAGCCTGCGCATGAGCGATCTGGGTTATCAGAGCAACGCCCAAGCCGACCTGACGCCGTGCTACAACGATTTGCTGACCTACACCGACAGCCTGCGCAAAGCGGTGGCAACGCCCTACGCGCCGTACACCGAAATCGGCACGCACAAGGATGGCGAGTGGATTCAGCTCAACACCAACGTGTTGCAGATCGAAAACGAGTACTACTCGACGATCCGTCCGAAGCGCGTGACTTACTCCGGCGAGCGTCCGATTCAGGCCTTGATGGCTCGTGGCGTTCAGTACGTCGAAGTCCGTTGCCTGGACATCAACCCGTTCCTGCCGGTCGGGATCGACCTGCAACAGTCGCGCTTCATCGACGCCTTCATTCTGTTCTGTGCCCTGCAGGAAAGCCCACAACTGGCTGACTGCGAATGCGGAAATGCCAGCAGCAACTTCCTCACCGTGGTCAAGGAAGGCCGTCGTCCTGGCCTGCAACTGAGCCGCAACACGTCCACCATCGACCTGAAAGTCTGGGCGGATGAGTTGCTGGACAAGATCGAACCGATCATCGCACTGCTGGACAAGAGCCAAGGGATCGCTGAACACGCAGAATCGCTGGCCGTTCAACGGGCCAAGGTCGCGGACGCGTCACTGACGCCGTCGGCACAAGTACTGGCTGCCATGACGGAGCGCAAGGAAGGCTTTACGGCGTTCTCGCTGCGTCAGGCGCAGGTTCACGCGGAATACTTCCGCAGCCGCCCGCTGAGCGTCGACGACCAAACGGATTTCGAAACCCGCGCCCGCGAATCCCTAGCCCAGCAATCCGAGCTGGAACAGGCCGAAGAGCCGGTGGATTTCGACACCTTCGTCGGGGCGTATCAGGCGAGTATTCTGGCGATCAGTAACTAA
- the argA gene encoding amino-acid N-acetyltransferase: protein MPDYVNWLRHASPYINAHRDCTFIVMLPGDGVEHPNFGNIVHDLVLLHSLGVRLVLVHGSRPQIESRLEARGITPHFHRELRVTDAATLECVIDAVGALRIAIEARLSMDMAASPMQGSRLRVTGGNFVTARPIGVLEGVDYQHTGEVRRIDRKGINRLLDERSIVLLSPLGYSPTGEIFNLACEDVATRAAIDLGAEKLLLFGAESGLMDEQGRLVRELRPQQVPAHLQRLGSNYQAELLDAAAQACRGGVARSHIVSYAEDGALLSELFTRAGGGTLVAQEQFELVREASIGDVGGLIDLITPLEEQGILVRRSREVLEREIEQFSVVEREGLIIACAALYPIADSEAGELACLAVNPEYRHGGRGDELLERIEERAKAQGLKTLFVLTTRTAHWFRERGFEPSSVDRLPSARASLYNYQRNSKIFEKAI from the coding sequence ATGCCCGATTACGTCAATTGGCTCCGCCACGCGTCTCCCTACATCAATGCCCACCGGGATTGCACCTTCATCGTCATGCTGCCCGGCGACGGCGTTGAACACCCGAACTTCGGCAACATCGTCCACGACCTGGTGCTCTTGCACAGCCTGGGCGTACGTCTTGTGCTGGTTCACGGCTCTCGTCCGCAAATCGAAAGTCGCCTTGAAGCGCGCGGTATCACGCCGCATTTTCACCGCGAATTGCGTGTCACCGACGCTGCCACCCTGGAATGCGTGATCGACGCCGTGGGAGCGTTGCGGATTGCGATCGAAGCGCGCCTGTCGATGGACATGGCCGCGTCGCCGATGCAGGGCTCGCGGCTGCGCGTCACTGGCGGCAATTTCGTCACGGCCCGCCCGATTGGCGTGCTGGAAGGCGTCGACTATCAACACACCGGCGAAGTCCGTCGGATCGACCGCAAAGGGATCAATCGCCTGCTCGACGAACGCTCCATTGTGCTGCTGTCGCCTCTGGGCTACTCGCCGACGGGAGAAATCTTCAACCTCGCCTGCGAAGACGTCGCCACCCGCGCCGCCATCGACTTGGGTGCTGAAAAGCTGCTGCTGTTCGGCGCTGAATCCGGCCTGATGGACGAGCAGGGGCGTCTGGTGCGTGAACTGCGGCCTCAACAAGTCCCGGCCCACTTGCAGCGCCTTGGCAGCAACTATCAGGCGGAATTGCTGGACGCCGCTGCACAGGCTTGCCGTGGCGGCGTGGCGCGCAGTCATATCGTCAGTTATGCCGAGGATGGTGCGCTGCTCTCCGAACTCTTCACCCGCGCGGGCGGCGGTACGCTCGTGGCGCAGGAACAGTTCGAGCTGGTGCGCGAGGCGTCGATTGGCGACGTTGGCGGCCTGATCGATCTGATCACGCCGCTAGAAGAGCAAGGCATTCTGGTGCGCCGTTCCCGCGAAGTGCTGGAGCGCGAGATAGAGCAGTTCAGCGTGGTCGAGCGTGAAGGGCTGATCATTGCCTGTGCGGCGTTGTACCCGATTGCCGATTCCGAAGCGGGCGAGCTGGCGTGTCTGGCGGTGAATCCCGAATACCGTCACGGCGGGCGCGGCGACGAGCTGCTTGAGCGCATCGAAGAGCGGGCAAAGGCTCAGGGTTTGAAGACGTTGTTCGTCCTCACGACCCGTACGGCCCACTGGTTCCGCGAGCGCGGTTTCGAGCCGAGCAGCGTTGATCGCCTGCCGAGCGCCCGTGCGTCGCTGTACAACTATCAGCGTAATTCGAAGATTTTCGAGAAGGCGATTTAG
- the argE gene encoding acetylornithine deacetylase, giving the protein MPLPSMKDQFAALIAAPSVSCTQPALDQSNRTVIDLLATWLGDLGFACDIQQVSPGKFNLLATYGTGPGGLVLSGHSDTVPYDDALWKTDPLKLTEVDGSWVGLGSCDMKGFFALAIEALQPLLDKPFKQPLIILATCDEESSMAGAKALAAAGGVLGRAAVIGEPTGLKPIRLHKGVMMERIDILGRSGHSSDPSLGHSALEAMHDAIGALKGLRQQWQTQFNNPQFSVPQPTMNFGCIHGGDNPNRICGQCSLEFDLRPLPGMDPEMLRAAIRQKLQPLAEQHHVKIDYAPLFSECAPFEQSADAELVRVAERLTGHTAEAVAFGTEAPYLQRLGCETIVLGPGDIACAHQPGEYLEMSRLQPTVRLLRQLIEHYCLTPM; this is encoded by the coding sequence TCCAACCGCACCGTCATCGACCTGTTGGCTACGTGGTTGGGCGATCTGGGTTTCGCGTGTGACATCCAGCAAGTCAGCCCCGGCAAATTCAATCTGCTGGCGACCTACGGCACTGGCCCTGGCGGTCTCGTGCTATCGGGCCACAGCGACACCGTCCCGTATGACGACGCGCTGTGGAAGACCGATCCGCTGAAGCTGACAGAAGTGGACGGCAGTTGGGTGGGACTCGGCAGCTGCGACATGAAAGGCTTTTTCGCGCTGGCCATCGAAGCGTTGCAGCCTTTGCTCGACAAACCCTTCAAGCAACCGCTGATCATCCTCGCGACCTGTGACGAGGAAAGCTCAATGGCGGGCGCCAAGGCCCTCGCGGCAGCGGGAGGCGTGTTGGGGCGTGCCGCAGTGATTGGCGAGCCGACCGGCCTCAAGCCGATTCGCCTGCACAAAGGTGTGATGATGGAGCGCATCGACATTCTCGGGCGCAGTGGCCATTCGTCGGACCCCAGCCTGGGACACAGCGCTCTCGAAGCGATGCACGACGCGATTGGCGCGCTCAAAGGCCTGCGCCAGCAATGGCAAACCCAGTTCAACAATCCCCAATTCAGCGTGCCGCAGCCGACCATGAACTTCGGCTGCATCCACGGTGGCGACAACCCCAACCGCATTTGTGGCCAGTGTTCGCTGGAGTTCGACCTTCGCCCGCTGCCGGGCATGGACCCGGAAATGCTCCGCGCCGCGATTCGCCAGAAGCTGCAACCGCTGGCCGAGCAGCATCACGTGAAGATCGACTACGCGCCGCTGTTCTCGGAATGCGCGCCGTTCGAACAGAGCGCCGATGCGGAACTGGTAAGGGTCGCCGAGCGTCTGACGGGTCATACGGCTGAAGCAGTGGCATTTGGCACCGAAGCGCCTTATCTTCAGCGCCTTGGTTGCGAAACGATCGTGCTGGGGCCGGGCGACATTGCTTGCGCGCACCAGCCGGGCGAATATCTCGAAATGTCACGTTTGCAGCCTACAGTGCGTCTATTGCGTCAATTGATCGAACATTACTGCCTGACTCCGATGTGA